One window of Bacillota bacterium genomic DNA carries:
- a CDS encoding amidase domain-containing protein yields the protein MSLTKEDGFWRILNDSYEDEYQWAWPKGTDFDKLLASLPETLRTLEGEMNQPRSILLQPGEVGIQSTVVYYDRNKASWYGKTWTDDSGTFSSANYNTANFLAYATTDCQNFVSQAVWWGFGGTSADRSLPMVNNIPGATAWWADRSNATGSWATAPTFYSMILDNQLYNKIGVHGSAGQLAQTMVGDVMKISTPDGEHVYLVTQIDNIIPNGYTDYSEIHVSAHSRNRNNHLFSDLYPTPPPGLEYRWIQSFLWP from the coding sequence ATGAGCCTCACAAAGGAAGACGGGTTTTGGAGGATTCTGAATGATTCCTACGAAGACGAATACCAATGGGCCTGGCCCAAGGGAACCGATTTTGACAAGCTGTTGGCCAGCTTGCCCGAAACCCTCAGAACCCTGGAAGGCGAAATGAACCAACCTCGGAGCATCTTGCTGCAGCCGGGCGAGGTCGGGATTCAATCCACCGTGGTCTACTATGACAGAAACAAGGCTTCGTGGTATGGCAAAACCTGGACGGATGATTCGGGAACGTTTTCAAGTGCCAACTACAACACTGCAAACTTCCTCGCCTATGCCACAACCGATTGTCAGAACTTCGTTTCGCAAGCTGTATGGTGGGGTTTTGGAGGCACCAGTGCAGACCGCAGTTTGCCAATGGTAAATAATATCCCAGGCGCCACCGCTTGGTGGGCAGACAGGAGCAACGCTACCGGCTCTTGGGCTACTGCTCCCACCTTCTACAGCATGATTCTGGACAACCAACTCTACAACAAGATCGGAGTTCACGGGTCGGCAGGTCAGTTAGCACAGACGATGGTGGGGGATGTCATGAAAATCAGCACGCCTGATGGGGAACATGTCTATCTGGTCACCCAGATAGACAACATCATTCCGAACGGCTACACGGATTATTCGGAGATACACGTCTCGGCTCACTCGAGAAACCGGAACAACCACCTTTTCAGTGACCTATACCCTACGCCCCCGCCTGGTCTGGAGTACAGATGGATTCAGTCCTTCCTGTGGCCTTAA